The window CCGAATTTATCGGAAATCAATGAGGTCGCTTCCCGCGCCATTAGCGATTTGCTTGAATTTGAAGCCCGCCGCCGGGGCACCATGCTGGTTCTGGCTCTGCAAGCTTATCGCCTGGAGCACGGTCAACTGCCCGATTCCTTGGATGAATTAAAACCTGACTATTTTCAAACTCTGCCCCCCGATCCCTACAGCGGCCTGGAGTTCCGCTACTTCCCGCACGGCCTGCCCTTCAACTCCGACGATGTTCCGAATCGACCCTATCTCTGGACTGCGGACTATGTGCCCGGCGTCCCGGGCATTTGGTGTACCAGCCCGTATGTCAATGCAAGCATCGAACACGTCGATACGTCGAGTGATTCGGACGAGAAGCCGAAATTGAAAGACATCGTGGCCTACTTTCAATTCAGTTGGTACGGCCCGGATCACGAGGTGATTACCCCCTTAAATTCCGCCGAAAACGCCTGGGCCCGCGGCTACTGGTTTCCCATCCCCGCCGCCCAGCGGTGAGAACTCAGCCACCCGACGCAAGGGAATAACAGAGCCAAGTAACCACAGATGAACGCAGATGAATCAGATGAACATGGATAAAGCCGACAGATTGAACCGCAGAGACGCCGAGGCACAGAGAAAGAGCAGATAAATATAAGGAAACCAGGAATTCAGGAACGGAGGAACAAAAGCAATTAAAAATTCCTGCCGTTCCTGCCTTCCTGGATTCCTTATAAAACTCCGCCGCTCTGCGTCTCCGCGCCTCTGCGGTGACATCCGTTCTTATTCTTATCCGCGTTAATCTGCGTACATCTGCGGCTCCTAGTTTCTGTATTTCCTTTTCTTCTCCGTGGCCTCCGTGTCTCCGTGGTAAATAATCGCTCCCTTACGGTCGCGGCTCTTGGGATACACCTCGCTCCGCTGCGCAGACTCCGCGTCGCGGCTAAACTCTGCCTTCTGCCCTCTCTGCGTCTCCGCGTCTCTGCGGTAAATATTCTCTTCATTTACTTTTTCCTCTCCGTGCCTCTTTGTCTCCGCGGTGAAAAATCCTCCCTCTGCTGTCCGGAAAACCTGCATTTGCTGGCCGGCTTTTGTACTTTTGCTCGACATCGCAAGCGCTAAGCCGGCTTGCCCAACAGCTTGCGCTTTTCACGCACGAATTTCAAATGGTGCTGCAAGTGCTGCGTGTAAGTGTTCACGAGGTCCAGCAGCGTGATTTTGCCCCGTTCGCTGTGAATGCCGGTCCGCTGGAAATCGGCGTCGGAGCAGCGGTGCAATATCTCCGCCATCAGGCGGCGGTTTTTGGCGAACACTTCGCAAGCCAAATGCGGATCCAGCTTGTCGCAGTGCAGCCGCTGGGCGAACTTCGATTCGTCGTAACCCAACAGCAGCGGATTGTCTTCGG of the Pirellulales bacterium genome contains:
- a CDS encoding DinB family protein codes for the protein MHRQLIERYAAEADDLGKSIAGLSQDDLNAFPVPGTWSIQQIVLHMLDSDLIAADRMKRVIAEDNPLLLGYDESKFAQRLHCDKLDPHLACEVFAKNRRLMAEILHRCSDADFQRTGIHSERGKITLLDLVNTYTQHLQHHLKFVREKRKLLGKPA